A section of the Telopea speciosissima isolate NSW1024214 ecotype Mountain lineage chromosome 3, Tspe_v1, whole genome shotgun sequence genome encodes:
- the LOC122655413 gene encoding UDP-sugar pyrophosphorylase-like, translated as MVVVVVSHAANLELDPYIRELTKTRGAIEEFVNPKRKDSSKTSFKSSTLFECMMQDYPKTLPPSARVGFTVMDTWFAYAPVKNHPEVAAKVPKGNPYHSATSGEMAIYRANSLILRKAGVQIDDPVLQVFNGQEIDVWRRIIWKPKWVLNFADVKSKVGGSCAISPRSTMVLKGRNVFIEGLSFDGALIVNSFASSGFLTETLLRHLCVFFSAVRACHFSAVCVCTTSLLLFVPFTMILGIVGDDTDDADDDEDELTPFFTVHHRPVFFVFFVCLFAGVADAGVGGTEFIVDSEIPVAVQPSPYLSCRRMNLHSLIQQIIADLFESRLWQRFRWFFNYLSKLHSSIQ; from the exons atggttgttgttgttgtatctcATGCAGCTAATTTGGAACTAGATCCTTACATCAGAGAGCTCACAAAAACAAGAGGTGCTATTGAGGAATTTGTTAATCCCAA ACGCAAAGATTCTAGCAAGACTTCATTCAAATCCTCCACCCTGTTTGAGTGTATGATGCAAGATTATCCCAAAACGTTGCCTCCATCGGCAAGGGTTGGATTCACA GTGATGGATACATGGTTTGCTTATGCACCTGTGAAGAACCACCCTGAAGTTGCAGCAAAG GTACCCAAGGGAAACCCATATCACAGTGCTACTTCTGGGGAAATGGCCATCTATCGGGCAAACAGCCTCATTCTTAGGAAG GCTGGTGTCCAGATAGATGATCCTGTACTTCAGGTATTCAATGGACAAGAGATAGACGTATGGCGTCGAATCATATGGAAACCAAAATGGGTGCTGAATTTTGCTGATGTGAAAAGCAAAGTCGGAGGTAGCTGTGCCATCTCTCCGAGATCCACCATGGTCCTAAAGGGGCGTAATGTGTTTATTGAGGGTCTCTCTTTTGATGGAGCTCTCATTGTCAACTCA TTTGCATCATCTGGTTTCTTGACAGAAACCCTTCTCCGCCATTTGTGCGTGTTTTTCTCCGCCGTTCGTGCGTGCCATTTCTCCGCCGTTTGTGTGTGTActacttctcttctcctttttgttcCGTTCACCATGATCCTTGGAATCGTTGGTGACGATACCGACGATGCCGATGACGATGAAGATGAACTCACCCCTTTTTTCACGGTTCATCACCGCCCTgtttttttcgttttctttgtttgtttgtttgcagGTGTTGCTGACGCAGGTGTTGGTGGCACTGAGTTTATCGTTGACTCAGAAATTCCAGTCGCTGTTCAACCTTCACCATACCTCTCTTGTCGCCGAATGAATCTCCACTCGCTGATCCAACAGATCATTGCAGATCTGTTCGAAAGTAGGCTATGGCAACGTTTTAGATGGTTTTTTAACTATCTATCGAAgctccactcgtcgatccaGTAG
- the LOC122657031 gene encoding pentatricopeptide repeat-containing protein At5g47360-like has protein sequence MLMAVHSIFRFISMSYGFRNPAYIITQKRMLGSTSAADNYWNLLQKNDSGSSLERNLGKTNGKLDALCVEDVLRRCSSDRAILGLRFFIWAGLQSYYRHSSLMYNKACLLFEIDRKPQLLNDVLEVYRICGSLVTVKVFKVILNLSREAKLAEEALGVLRKMGEFNCRPDTSSYNVVIRLFSEKGDMDVALGLMKEMALIDLYPDMLTYIEMIKGFCNVGRFEEACGLFKVMHSHGCVPSVVAWSALLDGFCRAGNLERALELLGEMEKVGSDCSPNTVTYTSVIQSFCEKRRPTEALGFLDRMVAHGCRPNRVTISTLIKGLCVEGCIEEAYNLVDKVVVYGSVSSATCYSSLVVCLLRIKNIEEAEKVFRRMLNNGVQPDGLACNCVMKEICLEGRALDGFGLYCEMEKKFNSLDSVDSDFYSVLLAGLFQESHLVQVAEVVNAMIKKGFRLKTPHLDVMVECLEKSGQKELAVHLATVGT, from the coding sequence ATGTTAATGGCCGTCCATTCCATTTTTCGTTTTATATCGATGTCATacggttttagaaacccagcaTATATTATTACTCAGAAGCGCATGCTTGGGAGTACTTCTGCTGCTGATAACTACTGGAATCTCTTGCAGAAAAATGATTCTGGATCAAGTTTAGAGCGAAATCTAGGAAAAACTAATGGAAAATTGGATGCTTTGTGTGTCGAAGATGTTCTGCGGAGGTGCTCCTCTGATCGAGCAATACTGGGTCTGAGGTTTTTCATCTGGGCGGGCCTTCAATCATATTATAGACATAGCAGTTTGATGTATAACAAAGCTTGTCTATTATTTGAGATTGATCGTAAGCCACAATTGCTGAATGATGTTTTAGAAGTGTATAGAATTTGTGGTTCTTTGGTTACTGTGAAAGTGTTTAAAGtgattttaaatctctctagaGAGGCAAAGCTCGCAGAAGAGGCTTTAGGAGTATTGAGGAAAATGGGAGAGTTCAATTGCCGACCTGATACTTCTTCCTACAATGTTGTTATACGGCTCTTCAGTGAGAAGGGTGATATGGATGTAGCATTGGGACTAATGAAAGAGATGGCTTTGATTGATCTTTACCCTGACATGCTAACTTATATCGAGATGATCAAGGGCTTCTGTAATGTGGGTAGGTTCGAGGAAGCTTGTGGGCTTTTCAAGGTTATGCACAGTCATGGTTGCGTTCCAAGTGTTGTGGCTTGGTCTGCGTTGCTTGATGGATTTTGTAGGGCTGGTAATCTGGAGAGAGCACTGGAGTTATTGGGGGAGATGGAGAAAGTGGGTAGTGATTGTTCACCAAATACAGTTACATACACATCTGTGATACAGAGTTTTTGTGAGAAGAGGAGGCCGACAGAGGCACTAGGGTTTTTGGATCGAATGGTAGCTCATGGATGTCGTCCAAATCGAGTTACAATTAGTACTTTGATTAAGGGTCTTTGTGTGGAAGGTTGTATAGAGGAAGCTTATAACCTTGTTGATAAAGTAGTTGTATATGGGAGTGTTTCAAGTGCCACATGCTATAGTTCTCTTGTAGTTTGCTTGCTGCGGATCAAAAACATAGAGGAGGCTGAGAAAGTCTTTAGAAGGATGTTAAATAATGGAGTGCAGCCTGATGGGTTGGCTTGTAACTGTGTGATGAAAGAGATTTGTTTGGAGGGACGGGCCttggatggatttggtttgtactgtgaaatggagaagaagttcAATTCTCTAGATTCTGTTGACTCTGATTTTTACTCAGTTCTTTTAGCTGGACTTTTTCAAGAAAGTCATCTGGTGCAAGTTGCAGAGGTTGTTAATGCAATGATCAAGAAGGGGTTTCGACTGAAAACTCCTCATCTTGATGTTATGGTTGAATGCCTGGAGAAATCTGGTCAAAAGGAACTTGCTGTGCATCTTGCAACTGTTGGAACATAG